One part of the Chlamydiota bacterium genome encodes these proteins:
- a CDS encoding NUDIX hydrolase — protein sequence MPNAGRERVVHRGRLVEFRLASRRLPNGRVAALEIVRHPGAVLVVPFADRGRLVLIRQYRPVVGRYLWEFPAGTLKPGERPLRCARRELEEEIGCVAAEWNRLGVLYPGPGYTTELIHLFAARGLVKTACRREEDEVMTARVFTRAEVATMARNGKIVDAKTLAALVRAKVV from the coding sequence ATGCCGAACGCAGGACGGGAGCGGGTCGTGCACCGAGGGCGGCTCGTCGAGTTTCGCCTCGCCTCGCGGAGGCTCCCGAACGGCCGTGTCGCGGCTCTCGAGATCGTGCGGCACCCGGGCGCGGTGCTCGTCGTGCCGTTCGCCGATCGCGGCCGCCTCGTCCTCATCAGGCAGTACCGGCCGGTGGTCGGAAGGTATCTGTGGGAGTTCCCGGCGGGGACGTTGAAACCCGGGGAACGGCCGCTGCGCTGCGCCCGGCGCGAGCTCGAGGAGGAGATCGGGTGCGTCGCGGCGGAGTGGAACAGGCTCGGCGTGCTCTATCCGGGGCCGGGCTACACCACCGAGCTGATACACCTCTTTGCGGCGCGGGGGCTCGTGAAGACGGCGTGCCGGCGCGAGGAGGACGAGGTGATGACGGCGCGCGTCTTCACCCGCGCCGAGGTCGCGACGATGGCGCGAAACGGAAAGATCGTCGACGCGAAGACCCTCGCCGCCCTCGTGCGGGCGAAGGTCGTCTGA